A DNA window from Lepidochelys kempii isolate rLepKem1 unplaced genomic scaffold, rLepKem1.hap2 scaffold_54, whole genome shotgun sequence contains the following coding sequences:
- the LOC140904647 gene encoding olfactory receptor 14A16-like, with translation MSNQTTVTEFLLLGFSDVRELQILHFMVFLVLYLAALTGNLLIIIAIALDHHLHTPMYFFLMSLSILDLGSISVTIPKSMANSLMNTRSISYAGCVTQVFFLIFFAGANFALLTIMAYDRYVAICKPLNYKTIVNRTACVQMAASAGISVILYSSLHTGNTFLITFCGGNMVDQFFCEIPQLLKLACSNSYLSEVGVIEFGVCLTLSCFVFIIVTYVQIFATVLRIPSEQGRHKTFSTCLPHLIVISMFLSTVVFAHMKPISSSPSALDLVVAVLYSVLPPVMNPIIYSIRNKEIKASLRKLTGWRLFNKNKMSAFL, from the coding sequence ATGTCCAACCAAACCACCGTGACCGAGTTCCTTCTCCTGGGATTCTCTGATGTTCGAGAGCTGCAGATTTTGCACTTCATGGTGTTTCTAGTGCTTTACCTGGCAGCCCTGACAGGGAATCTTCTCATCATCATAGCCATAGCTCTTGACCAccaccttcacacccccatgtacttcttcctgatgAGTTTGTCCATCCTAGACCTCGGCTCCATCTCTGTCACCATCCCCAAATCTATGGCCAATTCCCTTATGAACACCAGGTCCATTTCCTATGCTGGATGTGTCACCCAAGTCTTTTTCCTCATCTTCTTTGCTGGAGCCAACTTCGCCTTACTCACCATCATGGCATATGATCGATACGTTGCCATCtgcaaaccactgaactataaGACTATAGTGAACAGGACAGCTTGTGTCCAAATGGCAGCCAGTGCCGGGATCAGTGTAATTCTCTATTCTTCATTGCATACCGGGAACACATTTTTGATAACCTTCTGTGGAGGCAACATGGTGGATCAGTTCTTCTGTGAAATCCCCCAACTACTCAAGCTCGCCTGCTCTAACTCGTACCTCAGTGAAGTTGGGGTTATTGAATTTGGTGTGTGTTTAACCCTaagttgctttgtttttataattGTGACATATGTTCAGATCTTCGCCACGGTATTGAGAATCCCCTCTGAGCAGGGCCGACATAAAACCTTCTCCACATGCCTTCCTCACCTCATTGTAATTTCCATGTTTCTTTCCACTGTTGTCTTTGCCCACATGAAACCCATCTCCAGCTCTCCGTCAGCTCTGGATCTCGTGGTGGCTGTTCTCTATTCCGTGCTGCCGCCAGTGATGAATCCGATCATCTACAGCATAAGGAACAAGGAAATCAAAGCTTCCCTGAGGAAACTGACTGGGTGGAGGTTATTCAACAAGAATAAAATGTCTGCGTTTCTCTGA